One genomic window of Aricia agestis chromosome 7, ilAriAges1.1, whole genome shotgun sequence includes the following:
- the LOC121729081 gene encoding uncharacterized protein LOC121729081 — MNHCARAQDLMVQNMAQWSIDLALVSEPYRVLPRADWFGDADGLVALVFGPRVTPPSLGSTTKGHGFVVANMGALTVVGVYFSPNRPLAEFEMFLGRLTLYVGGASGPVLVAGDFNAKSTLWGSPATNARGRVMAEWLASTGLVVVNTGSDSTCVRRQGESIVDLTLASPNFATRIVGWHVSKEETLSDHRYIRFDVSAHTSELGRTFPAGGGPRWSLRRLNKDLLEEAAIVASWSRLPSDDVEECAE; from the coding sequence ATGAACCACTGCGCCCGGGCGCAGGATCTTATGGTTCAGAATATGGCGCAGTGGTCGATTGACCTTGCGCTTGTGTCGGAGCCGTACCGTGTGCTCCCCAGGGCTGACTGGTTTGGAGACGCGGACGGATTGGTAGCTCTCGTCTTCGGCCCCAGAGTCACGCCTCCCTCTTTAGGGAGCACGACCAAAGGCCATGGTTTCGTTGTTGCCAACATGGGGGCCCTTACTGTGGTGGGGGTGTACTTCTCCCCCAACCGGCCTCTGGCCGAGTTCGAGATGTTCTTAGGGCGGCTGACTCTCTACGTCGGAGGAGCGTCCGGCCCTGTACTCGTCGCCGGGGACTTCAATGCAAAGTCAACGCTTTGGGGCTCTCCGGCGACGAATGCAAGAGGCCGTGTGATGGCGGAATGGTTGGCGTCAACAGGCCTCGTAGTGGTCAACACCGGAAGCGACAGTACATGCGTCAGACGACAGGGCGAGTCAATCGTTGATCTGACGTTGGCGAGTCCCAACTTCGCGACACGCATTGTCGGATGGCATGTCTCCAAAGAGGAAACCCTCTCAGACCACCGGTATATCCGGTTCGACGTATCCGCACACACGTCGGAATTGGGTCGCACATTTCCAGCAGGTGGCGGCCCAAGGTGGTCTCTGAGGCGGCTGAACAAGGACCTGTTAGAAGAGGCAGCAATCGTCGCGTCCTGGTCTCGTCTTCCCTCCGATGATGTAGAGGAATGCGCAGAGTGA